A genomic region of Rhipicephalus sanguineus isolate Rsan-2018 chromosome 3, BIME_Rsan_1.4, whole genome shotgun sequence contains the following coding sequences:
- the LOC119387383 gene encoding BTB/POZ domain-containing protein 2 → MAGTEEDTPSNLSSNESDAPATQAVQGKSFQSPANASPPMNRRGSDASQCLTTNGVRARTDDPLASIASNSSQVPFNWQASRSTVQERLSFLFNKEILSDVRFLVGRGAQQQRLPAHKFVLSVGSAVFDAMFNGALATNAEEVELPDVEPAAFLALLKFLYSDKVQIGAETVMTTLYTAKKYAVPALEKACVDFLQRQLSSDNAFLLLAQARLFDEPQLAALCLDTIDKSTAEALAAEGFVDIDRDTLCAVLERDTLRIREVKLFAAALRWAEAECVRMGRPVTADNKRAALGRALFLVRFPLMSIEEFALGPAQSGLLTDKELVSLFLHLTVNPKPPVSFPDSPRCCILGKEQVVARFQQTESRWGYSGTSDRIRFAVDRKIFVLGYGLYGSIHGPSDYDVNIQLVQTGSGQVLGSHDTSFNSDGSPARFRVLFKSPVEVAPNVNYTACATLKGPDSHYGTKGLRKVTLDCPRGSKVTFQFTYAAGNNNGTSVEDGQIPEIIFFT, encoded by the exons ATGGCTGGTACTGAAGAGGACACTCCCAGCAACTTGTCGTCCAACGAAAGTGATGCACCGGCTACCCAGGCGGTCCAG GGAAAATCATTTCAGAGCCCTGCGAATGCCTCACCACCAATGAATCGTCGAGGCAGTGATGCATCACAGTGTCTCACAACCAATGGTGTGCGAGCACGCACAGATGATCCACTGGCATCCATTGCATCAAATAGTAGTCAA GTGCCATTCAACTGGCAAGCTTCAAGAAGCACCGTGCAGGAGCGGCTGTCTTTTCTCTTCAACAAGGAAATTCTCAGTGATGTCCGCTTCCTGGTTGGCCGAGGTGCACAGCAGCAACGGTTACCCGCCCACAAGTTTGTGCTGTCCGTGGGAAGCGCTGTTTTTGACGCAATGTTTAACGGGGCTTTGGCGACAAATGCGGAAGAGGTGGAGCTTCCTGACGTGGAACCCGCTGCTTTCTTGGCGTTGCTCAAGTTCCTGTACTCTGATAAAGTACAGATTGGTGCCGAGACTGTCATGACCACACTCTACACGGCTAAGAAGTATGCAGTGCCGGCTCTCGAGAAGGCCTGTGTCGACTTCCTTCAACGACAGCTGAGCAGTGACAACGCCTTTCTGCTTCTAGCACAGGCACGGCTATTTGACGAGCCTCAGCTGGCTGCGCTCTGTCTCGACACTATCGACAAGAGCACAGCGGAAGCCCTCGCAGCAGAAGGCTTTGTGGACATTGACCGGGACACCCTGTGTGCTGTGCTTGAGCGAGATACACTCCGTATACGGGAGGTGAAACTGTTTGCCGCTGCTCTGCGCTGGGCGGAGGCGGAGTGTGTGCGCATGGGACGTCCCGTCACTGCTGACAACAAGCGTGCTGCTCTTGGACGAGCCTTGTTCCTGGTGCGCTTTCCGCTCATGAGCATCGAGGAGTTTGCACTGGGACCAGCGCAGAGTGGCTTACTGACAGACAAGGAGCTGGTCTCACTGTTCCTACACCTTACGGTGAACCCAAAGCCCCCGGTGTCATTTCCAGACAGCCCTCGCTGCTGTATTTTGGGCAAAGAACAGGTGGTGGCACGGTTTCAGCAGACTGAGAGCCGTTGGGGCTACTCTGGAACATCCGATCGTATCCG GTTTGCTGTGGACAGGAAGATCTTTGTGCTGGGCTATGGTTTATACGGGTCTATTCATGGCCCTTCGGACTATGATGTCAACATTCAGCTCGTTCAGACAGGCTCCGGCCAAGTGCTTGGATCGCACGACACAAGCTTTAACAGTGACGGATCACCAGCCAGATTTCGTGTGCTCTTCAAGAGCCCAGTGGAAGTGGCTCCTAATGTCAACTACACAGCTTGTGCCACGCTCAAG GGACCAGACTCTCACTACGGAACAAAGGGCTTGCGCAAGGTAACACTCGACTGCCCGCGTGGGAGCAAGGTTACGTTCCAGTTCACCTATGCCGCTGGAAACAATAATGGCACCTCTGTTGAAGATGGCCAGATTCCAGAGATCATCTTCTTCACATAG
- the LOC119387384 gene encoding EKC/KEOPS complex subunit TPRKB — translation MSAGGADEGGSEESQETCSAMEFVMRDREGKSAASILLFGNVANCGELRQLVLSGSLQVCLIRASLVADIFQVQCAVAKALANQSNGRMKTRSLLSEILYVLGPTGSIGDSLRQMGAQDADSTIVVVRLDDPGDCHLKTLTERIKGHQLPMDSIPQFTDTQALAKLFKVTEKELTVGTLLDAVVTRIALKDTV, via the exons ATGAGCGCTGGCGGAGCAGACGAAGGAGGCTCGGAGGAGAGCCAAGAAA CTTGCAGCGCAATGGAGTTTGTCATGCGCGACCGGGAAGGCAAAAGCGCGGCGTCGATCCTGCTATTTGGCAACGTGGCCAACTGCGGCGAACTCAGACAGCTTGTATTGAGTGGCAGCCTGCAAGTCTGTCTCATCAGGGCATCCCTTGTGGCAGACATTTTCCAAGTGCAGTGCGCAGTCGCAAAGGCACTGGCAAATCAATCCAATGggcgcatgaaaacaagaagctTGCTCTCCGAGATTCTCTACGTTCTGGGACCCACTGGCAGCATCGGCGACTCGCTACGCCAGATGGGTGCGCAGGATGCCGACTCCACGATTGTGGTGGTGCGCCTCGATGACCCGGGAGACTGCCACCTGAAAACACTCACGGAACGCATCAAGGGCCACCAACTGCCCATGGACAGCATTCCACAGTTCACAGACACTCAGGCACTCGCAAAACTGTTCAAGGTGACCGAGAAGGAACTCACCGTGGGCACCTTACTGGATGCCGTAGTGACACGAATAGCTCTAAAGGACACAGTGTAG
- the LOC119387386 gene encoding uncharacterized protein LOC119387386, with the protein MRRNQWLANCDRQDLKGHSEKSLYTKVMCQLHFHDSQFMNAHTYQRLIWNAVPTLFGKDVRRLEDFEPKEAAVRVDHAYTVSSPELPPASVALPPAPLAPAPPLADSLRHYVALCAELKSQLAEKDRQLKALEKCSDGIVDGVIRQVKILPPEKQQQLVSALSPFVKLNQDEGTSKEPKVRVEVLLISRKHPGHTLLGLRTRCSWARGLYMVPGDFLHFGESWEAAAVRAAKEETGLDLVEPRVCSVVETVRASEGYHWINIFMVGKLADPESEPAAPNEAVCTGWHWFAWDALPGEELLFWSLRDLRRENVLDLTAFQ; encoded by the exons atGCG ACGCAACCAGTGGCTGGCAAACTGTGATCGTCAGGACCTCAAGGGCCACTCTGAAAAGAGCCTGTACACCAAAGTGATGTGCCAGCTTCATTTTCATGACTCGCAGTTCATGAATGCACACACCTATCAGCGCCTAATCTGGAATGCTGTTCCAACACTGTTCGGCAAAGATGTTCGCAGGCTAGAAGACTTTGAGCCTAAAGAGGCAGCCG TGAGAGTGGACCACGCATACACTGTTTCATCGCCTGAATTGCCACCAGCATCAGTGGCATTACCACCAGCACCTCTGGCACCAGCACCGCCATTGGCTGACTCACTGCGTCACTATGTAGCTCTCTGCGCTGAGCTTAAGAGCCAGCTGGCTGAGAAGGACCGGCAACTGAAGGCCCTGGAGAAATGCAGCGATGGCATTGTGGACGGTGTGATCCGTCAAGTTAAAATTTTGCCACCTGAGAAGCAGCAGCAGCTCGTCAGTGCTCTCAGTCCGTTTGTGAAGCTGAACCAGGATGAAG GCACATCTAAAGAGCCCAAGGTCCGTGTGGAAGTCCTTTTGATAAGCAGGAAACATCCAGGCCACACCCTGCTTGGCTTGCGCACCAGATGCTCATGGGCAAGGGGTCTCTACATGGTTCCTGGGGACTTCTTACACTTTGG TGAGTCTTGGGAGGCAGCAGCCGTACGTGCTGCAAAGGAGGAGACTGGCCTCGATCTTGTCGAGCCACGTGTTTGCTCAGTGGTGGAGACAGTGCGAGCATCCGAGGGATACCACTGGATCAACATATTCATGGTGGGCAAGCTGGCCGATCCAGAATCCGAGCCGGCTGCACCTAACGAGGCTGTATGTACAG GGTGGCACTGGTTTGCATGGGATGCATTGCCTGGTGAAGAGCTGCTTTTCTGGAGCCTGCGTGACTTGCGTCGTGAGAATGTGCTTGATCTAACTGCCTTCCAATAG